A stretch of the Vulcanisaeta souniana JCM 11219 genome encodes the following:
- a CDS encoding alpha/beta hydrolase, whose translation MPSWKLTWEGGIREFPDLTERIWVTERPPGGCLNYIALREVRGKDVTYPHPMLVLPGMTSHGEQLVHVSWHGIQPIEPAIPDSMIPIYLAKRGYLVYTIDYRTHFVLPDVKDLSFMVDWGWDTWLSDIREAINMIREVTGKDKVILIGESFGGIASMNYVTVYPSDVKAIVLLDGAPIRTSVLQALPVRTIDELKTSRLYAVPSILTGGKHPGNIMNTIWLRALYNPTLPSPEPGFKTLSDYLMSIAFNQGLANPYSYPNSPPPAILAVMATFDPYWPTRLFIESIEHYRAKYTEVKVPMLAVISGLFGIKAADIDLMRKLTSDIIILNGYGHLDVYANPNNVKDVNEPVHNWLVRIKD comes from the coding sequence ATGCCAAGTTGGAAATTAACCTGGGAGGGAGGCATTAGGGAGTTCCCGGACCTTACCGAGAGGATTTGGGTCACAGAGCGACCACCTGGCGGTTGCCTCAATTATATAGCACTTAGGGAGGTTAGGGGTAAGGACGTAACCTATCCACATCCGATGTTAGTGCTGCCGGGCATGACGTCGCATGGGGAACAGTTAGTCCATGTTTCGTGGCATGGAATACAACCAATAGAACCCGCAATACCGGACTCCATGATACCCATATACCTCGCAAAACGGGGTTACTTAGTATATACCATTGATTATAGAACGCATTTCGTGCTCCCAGACGTTAAGGACCTATCATTCATGGTTGATTGGGGTTGGGATACGTGGTTAAGCGATATTAGGGAGGCCATCAATATGATTAGGGAGGTTACCGGTAAAGATAAGGTCATACTAATTGGGGAGAGCTTTGGTGGGATCGCCTCAATGAACTATGTAACTGTGTATCCAAGTGATGTTAAGGCAATAGTACTATTGGATGGGGCGCCAATAAGGACTTCCGTGCTCCAGGCATTACCGGTACGTACCATTGATGAACTCAAGACGAGTAGATTGTATGCAGTACCATCAATTCTAACCGGTGGTAAACACCCAGGTAACATTATGAACACCATATGGCTCAGGGCTCTCTACAACCCAACACTACCAAGCCCGGAACCAGGTTTCAAGACATTGAGTGATTACCTAATGAGCATAGCCTTCAACCAGGGACTGGCAAACCCATACTCATACCCAAACTCACCACCTCCGGCGATCCTTGCCGTAATGGCTACATTTGATCCGTATTGGCCTACCAGGTTATTCATAGAATCAATAGAGCACTACAGGGCTAAATACACGGAGGTTAAAGTACCAATGCTCGCAGTAATAAGCGGGTTATTCGGGATTAAAGCTGCTGACATCGACCTTATGAGAAAATTAACAAGCGACATAATAATACTTAATGGCTATGGGCACCTAGATGTTTACGCAAACCCAAATAATGTTAAGGACGTGAATGAACCTGTTCATAATTGGCTTGTTAGGATCAAGGATTAA